Proteins found in one Miscanthus floridulus cultivar M001 chromosome 4, ASM1932011v1, whole genome shotgun sequence genomic segment:
- the LOC136552743 gene encoding pentatricopeptide repeat-containing protein At1g63070, mitochondrial-like translates to MRWVVPLFLRRALVIRSYPPVSRLSSQACWLNSSDNEEPSQSSAYGDYRSRRLLPLITLAVRASNWDAARNISFRECVRLYGPSQSVGLFALIVQAFLPRRIREVRRLIQSIVDYCGNAGSELFELAPMLVSNLGQSMTLLQVYAVVIRIFVESSMFEDALLTYVEAKNVGVDRRLCNFLLKCLVEGNQIMYARSLFDDMKSCGPSPNVCSYSILMSMYTHGERLCLNEAFDLLCEMESNGVRLNATTYGTYLYGLCRSRQVTSAWDFLQTLSQSGGPCSNYCFNAVIHGFCSEGQVDKAIEVFHGMKKCGFVPDVHSYSILVDGFCKHGDLLKGYDMLDEMARNGICPNQVSYSSLLHGLCKTGQVALALKIFKNLQDHGFEHDQINYSIILHGCCQHLDLKAISDLWFDMIHHDIAPDVYNYTSLIYALCRHRNLQDALGVFELMLENGLSPNIVTCTILVDSFSKEGLVGEAFLFLDRIHRSLGIVPNLCMYRVIINGLCKTNKYSDVWKFLADMIKRGYVPDVVLYSIIIDGFVKALKLQEALRLYRKMLDEGVKPNTFTYSSLINELCNDDRLPEAMGLIRDMIGEDLLLDNVLYTSIIACYCRRLNMKAANEWLRQMERSGVFPDAFVYTCMIDGYSKVLEMDGARLMMEEMEKRKLKPTVVTYTTLIIGYLKTGDEKEACMMYESMRHAGISPDVKLRCILGIGNDRGDCDDSQKANGVT, encoded by the coding sequence ATGCGTTGGGTGGTCCCATTGTTTCTGCGCCGAGCCCTTGTCATCAGGAGCTATCCCCCAGTGTCGCGCCTTTCCTCTCAGGCTTGTTGGTTGAATAGCTCTGATAACGAAGAGCCCAGTCAGAGTTCTGCTTATGGTGACTACAGAAGTCGTCGTCTGCTTCCCTTGATCACACTAGCAGTGCGGGCTTCGAACTGGGATGCTGCCAGAAATATAAGCTTCAGGGAGTGCGTGAGGTTATACGGGCCATCTCAGTCAGTTGGTTTGTTTGCTTTGATTGTGCAGGCGTTCTTGCCGCGGAGAATCAGAGAGGTCCGACGCTTGATTCAGAGCATTGTTGATTACTGTGGAAATGCTGGGTCAGAGTTGTTTGAGTTGGCTCCTATGTTGGTCAGCAATTTGGGTCAGTCAATGACGCTGTTACAAGTTTATGCTGTAGTCATCCGTATTTTTGTAGAGTCGTCGATGTTTGAGGATGCTCTTCTCACTTATGTTGAGGCCAAGAATGTTGGTGTTGACAGACGTTTGTGCAATTTCTTGCTGAAGTGTTTAGTCGAGGGGAATCAGATCATGTATGCGAGGAGTTTATTTGATGACATGAAAAGTTGTGGTCCTTCACCCAATGTCTGCTCTTATTCAATTTTGATGAGTATGTACACACATGGAGAGAGGTTATGCTTAAATGAAGCTTTTGACCTTCTTTGTGAAATGGAATCGAATGGTGTGAGACTGAACGCTACAACATATGGAACTTACCTCTATGGGCTTTGCCGTTCCAGACAGGTAACATCTGCATGGGActttcttcaaactctttctcagAGTGGAGGCCCTTGCAGCAATTATTGTTTCAATGCTGTGATTCATGGTTTCTGTAGCGAGGGTCAGGTTGACAAAGCCATAGAAGTGTTTCATGGGATGAAGAAATGTGGGTTTGTCCCAGATGTCCACAGCTACAGCATATTAGTTGATGGGTTTTGCAAACATGGGGATTTATTGAAAGGTTATGACATGCTTGATGAAATGGCAAGAAATGGAATATGTCCTAATCAAGTGAGTTACAGTTCACTTCTGCATGGCCTTTGCAAAACTGGACAGGTTGCATTGGCATTAAAGATTTTCAAGAACCTCCAAGACCATGGTTTTGAGCATGACCAGATAAATTACAGCATCATTCTTCATGGCTGTTGCCAACATTTAGATCTCAAGGCCATCTCTGACCTTTGGTTTGACATGATTCATCATGATATCGCTCCAGATGTTTACAATTATACTAGTCTGATTTACGCATTATGTAGACATAGAAACCTTCAAGATGCATTGGGAGTGTTTGAGCTCATGCTTGAAAATGGGTTGAGTCCCAACATTGTGACATGCACAATCCTAGTTGACAGCTTTAGCAAAGAAGGGCTAGTTGGTGAAGCCTTCCTATTCCTGGATAGAATACATCGGTCATTGGGAATCGTCCCAAACCTTTGCATGTACAGAGTTATTATCAATGGCCTTTGCAAGACCAACAAATATAGTGATGTGTGGAAATTTTTAGCAGACATGATAAAGAGGGGCTATGTTCCTGATGTTGTcctttacagtattattattgaTGGCTTCGTGAAAGCTCTGAAGTTGCAGGAGGCCTTAAGGTTGTACCGTAAGATGTTGGATGAAGGCGTAAAACCTAACACATTTACATATTCTAGCCTCATAAATGAGCTGTGTAATGATGATAGACTTCCTGAAGCTATGGGATTGATTAGGGATATGATTGGGGAAGACCTGTTACTTGACAATGTTTTGTACACATCTATCATTGCTTGCTATTGTAGGCGTTTAAATATGAAGGCTGCTAATGAATGGCTCagacaaatggaaagaagtggtgTGTTCCCAGATGCTTTTGTATATACTTGTATGATTGATGGTTATAGTAAAGTGCTTGAAATGGATGGTGCACGCTTGATGATGGAAGAAATGGAAAAAAGAAAGCTTAAACCTACTGTAGTAACCTACACAACTCTCATTATTGGATACCTTAAAACGGGGGATGAGAAGGAAGCTTGTATGATGTATGAGAGTATGCGTCATGCAGGCATTTCTCCAGATGTCAAGCTGCGTTGCATTTTGGGCATTGGCAATGACAGGGGTGATTGTGATGATTCTCAGAAAGCGAATGGTGTAACATAA